The following proteins come from a genomic window of Bubalus kerabau isolate K-KA32 ecotype Philippines breed swamp buffalo chromosome 20, PCC_UOA_SB_1v2, whole genome shotgun sequence:
- the LOC129635266 gene encoding histone H1.10 has translation MSVELEEALPLTTAEGAAKKAAKAGGSAALSPSKKRKNSKKKNQPGKYSQLVVETIRRLGERNGSSLAKIYAEAKKVAWFDQQNGRTYLKYSIKALVQNDTLLQVKGTGANGSFKLNRKKLEGGGGERRGAPAPASAPAPAAHKAKKAAPGAAAPRRADKKSAKGPQPEKRSHKKGAASKKDKGSKAKKAAAAGGKKVKKAAKPSVPKVPKGRK, from the coding sequence ATGTCTGTGGAGCTCGAAGAGGCCCTGCCGCTGACGACTGCCGAGGGGGCGGCCAAGAAGGCGGCGAAGGCCGGAGGCTCGGCTGCATTGTCTCCGTCCAAGAAGAggaagaatagcaaaaagaagaATCAGCCGGGCAAGTACAGCCAGCTGGTGGTGGAGACCATCCGCCGGCTAGGCGAGCGCAACGGCTCATCGCTGGCCAAGATCTACGCGGAGGCCAAGAAGGTGGCGTGGTTCGATCAGCAAAACGGGCGCACCTACCTCAAGTATTCCATCAAGGCGCTGGTGCAGAACGACACCCTGCTGCAGGTGAAGGGCACCGGCGCCAACGGTTCCTTCAAGCTCAACCGCAAGAAGCTGGAGGGTGGCGGCGGCGAGCGGCGCGGAGCCCCGGCGCCCGCCTCTGCCCCAGCGCCCGCTGCGCACAAGGCCAAGAAGGCGGCCCCAGGCGCGGCCGCCCCGCGACGCGCGGACAAGAAGTCGGCTAAGGGCCCACAGCCCGAGAAGCGCTCGCACAAGAAGGGCGCCGCTTCCAAGAAGGACAAAGGCAGCAAGGCCAAGAAGGCGGCGGCCGCGGGTGGCAAGAAGGTGAAGAAGGCGGCCAAGCCCAGCGTCCCCAAAGTGCCCAAGGGCCGCAAGTGA